The Marinitoga sp. 38H-ov genome includes a region encoding these proteins:
- a CDS encoding HD-GYP domain-containing protein has protein sequence MRYTNVIENHIKNSIIQNFIFLCIIIIIWVLSFFYIFSAINSVSNINLDKFNELMENYYYHLKYISIIDDENLLKDLNMSKIYVIDNMGNIRKKIPYNIEENINESTTVESIFSKIKNINNTFIFRLNDNLYLGSKINNLYVVGVINKLNINESTDVFITLHNNNQIIYSKFNINKIKQIDIINRALYISKTLNWKNIYITTYYNITNFIFINLIISLVLSILIIWNFVTRNKNIKLISIFEQEFRKVLKSMDILLKELKILDSQSFINLSPKDFEGALSAIKDNKFYFDELNELKEVEIYTIKEILELFEEISASNEQMEATNKELETLYNQLEEAYNDLEDSYRKFSSHLSAIAEKYDEVTGNHIERVSEYSKFIAVKMNFDEKFVKNITIYSSLHDIGKLLVSHEILNKPGGLTKSEYDEMKKHTIYAEKIFGNDERFKMAKNIAMYHHERYDGSGYPFGLKGEEIPIEARIVALADVYDALRSDRPYKSGYSHEEAYNIIVNGDYKTKPSIFDPRVLKVFKIYHREFDKIYTEYKQKELNLSQININ, from the coding sequence ATGAGATATACAAACGTAATTGAAAACCATATTAAAAATTCAATAATTCAGAATTTTATTTTTTTATGCATAATTATTATTATATGGGTATTATCTTTTTTTTATATTTTTTCCGCAATAAACTCTGTTTCAAATATTAACTTAGACAAGTTCAATGAATTAATGGAAAACTATTATTATCATTTAAAATATATTAGCATTATTGATGATGAAAACCTCTTAAAAGATTTGAATATGTCCAAAATATATGTTATAGATAATATGGGAAATATTAGAAAAAAGATACCTTATAATATAGAAGAAAATATCAATGAAAGTACTACCGTAGAAAGTATTTTTTCAAAAATTAAAAATATAAATAATACTTTTATTTTTAGATTAAATGATAATTTATACTTAGGAAGTAAAATAAATAATTTATATGTCGTTGGAGTTATAAATAAATTAAATATTAACGAAAGCACAGATGTTTTTATTACTTTACATAATAACAATCAAATAATATATTCTAAATTTAACATTAATAAAATAAAACAAATTGATATTATAAACAGAGCATTGTATATTAGTAAAACGTTAAATTGGAAAAATATATATATCACTACATATTATAATATAACTAATTTTATTTTTATTAACCTAATAATATCTTTAGTTCTATCAATTTTAATAATATGGAATTTTGTAACCAGAAATAAAAACATTAAATTAATTAGTATATTTGAACAAGAGTTTAGAAAAGTATTAAAAAGCATGGATATATTATTAAAAGAGCTAAAAATATTAGATAGTCAAAGTTTTATCAATTTATCGCCAAAAGATTTTGAAGGAGCATTAAGTGCAATAAAAGATAATAAATTTTATTTTGATGAATTAAATGAATTAAAAGAAGTAGAAATTTATACAATAAAAGAAATTTTAGAACTTTTTGAAGAAATAAGCGCTTCAAATGAACAAATGGAAGCTACAAATAAAGAATTGGAAACACTATATAACCAACTTGAAGAAGCTTATAATGATTTAGAAGATTCATATAGAAAGTTTTCTTCTCATTTGTCTGCTATCGCAGAAAAGTATGATGAAGTAACTGGAAATCATATAGAAAGAGTTTCTGAATACTCAAAATTCATAGCAGTTAAAATGAATTTCGATGAAAAATTTGTCAAAAATATTACTATTTATTCTTCACTTCATGATATTGGTAAATTATTAGTTAGCCATGAGATTTTAAATAAACCTGGAGGCTTAACAAAATCAGAATATGATGAAATGAAAAAACATACAATATATGCGGAAAAAATTTTTGGCAATGATGAGCGTTTTAAAATGGCAAAAAATATTGCTATGTATCATCATGAAAGATATGATGGAAGTGGATACCCTTTTGGGCTAAAAGGTGAAGAAATCCCTATAGAAGCTAGAATTGTTGCTTTAGCCGATGTGTATGATGCTTTAAGAAGTGATAGGCCATATAAATCAGGTTATTCTCATGAAGAAGCATACAATATTATAGTAAATGGAGATTATAAAACAAAACCTTCAATTTTTGATCCAAGAGTATTAAAAGTATTTAAGATTTATCATCGCGAATTTGATAAAATTTATACAGAATATAAACAAAAAGAATTAAATTTATCGCAAATAAATATTAATTAA
- a CDS encoding transposase yields the protein MEILKKIKDDKQAEQFLIEIGVLKLKDECPYCGSNEVYSIRRNHFKCKVCRREWSKYNDSIFKDIRIKPLIFLKIIEELSKGRLIKRIAEDLEVSYNTVLKIKKLILKRLLKKVFNIDDLKPLFSIGIKGDLSLEYNEEVNIEELSKIKNEKVARLYIFKNYYNYDLYIVFSEKPIKLFEKFSIKLDLNDIRKELKVLLKNFSEKISKGKITNANSVLFTIVQNHYIAHNGSDKLFYLFLEALK from the coding sequence ATGGAGATACTAAAAAAAATAAAGGATGATAAACAAGCGGAACAATTTTTAATTGAGATTGGTGTTTTGAAATTAAAAGATGAATGCCCTTATTGTGGCAGCAATGAAGTTTATTCAATAAGAAGGAATCATTTTAAATGTAAGGTATGCAGAAGAGAATGGTCAAAATATAATGATAGTATTTTTAAAGATATTAGAATTAAACCTTTAATATTTTTAAAAATAATTGAAGAATTATCAAAAGGAAGATTAATAAAAAGAATTGCTGAGGATTTAGAAGTTTCTTACAATACAGTTTTAAAAATAAAAAAATTAATATTAAAAAGGCTTCTAAAAAAAGTATTTAATATAGACGATTTAAAACCATTATTTTCCATTGGAATAAAGGGAGATCTTTCATTAGAGTATAATGAAGAAGTTAATATTGAAGAGTTATCAAAAATAAAAAATGAAAAAGTTGCTAGATTATATATATTTAAAAATTATTATAATTATGATTTATATATAGTATTTTCTGAAAAACCAATAAAATTATTTGAAAAATTTTCAATTAAATTAGATTTAAATGATATAAGGAAAGAACTTAAAGTTTTATTAAAAAATTTTTCTGAAAAAATCTCAAAAGGAAAAATAACGAATGCTAATAGTGTATTGTTTACAATAGTACAAAATCATTATATAGCTCATAATGGTAGTGATAAATTGTTTTATTTATTTTTAGAAGCACTAAAATAA
- a CDS encoding diguanylate cyclase, whose translation MKKVLIIDDSTSWQMFLKKKIEELGYEVEVAEDGLEGLNKFFEFLPDIIISDYVMPKMNGVHLCRFIRSYSSFSKVGILILTGANESINEFWAKKSGANMFLRKDIESEILVEKIDDFIKNNNFSIEWTREFYKFRVNPFSELVDILEETLKMEVLKSTVLDLVDKVSDEEYIINNLYDLFKEFFLFEGLHIMLLSANSGRVYSFPEKNRYSSNSIKSFLFSNLIKPLTPTKWEYIGIFDESNNDMPRDFLIFNITNNNNDLGIIAFENIENKNNIIYYMNFLNEAISILFKTLNSFIDFRTASERDGLTNLYNKKVITEKLNDLLISFKRKKFDLSIAMLDIDDFKQINDNFGHVVGDEVLKIFSNLLNSEMRENDFVGRYGGEEFLVIMPGTNCQEAKVALERALKKVREYDWKKIGIIKPITFSGGVCCEYKGKSLTEFIDNADTALYLAKKLGKNRIITEEELK comes from the coding sequence ATGAAAAAAGTATTGATTATTGATGATAGTACATCTTGGCAAATGTTTTTAAAGAAAAAAATAGAAGAATTAGGTTATGAGGTTGAAGTTGCTGAAGATGGATTGGAAGGTTTGAATAAGTTTTTTGAGTTTTTACCAGATATTATTATTTCAGATTATGTTATGCCAAAAATGAATGGTGTGCATTTATGTAGATTTATAAGAAGTTATAGTTCTTTTTCCAAAGTTGGTATTTTAATTTTAACAGGTGCAAATGAATCAATAAATGAATTTTGGGCAAAAAAAAGTGGAGCAAATATGTTTTTAAGAAAAGATATTGAATCTGAAATTTTAGTTGAAAAGATAGATGATTTTATAAAAAATAATAATTTTTCAATAGAATGGACTAGAGAATTTTATAAATTTAGGGTAAACCCATTTAGTGAATTAGTTGATATTTTAGAAGAAACGTTAAAAATGGAAGTTTTAAAATCTACAGTATTGGATCTTGTTGATAAAGTTAGTGATGAAGAATATATAATCAATAATTTATATGATTTGTTTAAAGAATTCTTTTTATTTGAAGGTTTGCATATAATGTTACTTTCAGCAAATTCTGGTAGAGTTTATTCGTTTCCTGAAAAAAATAGATATTCATCAAATAGTATAAAAAGCTTTTTGTTTTCTAATTTAATAAAACCATTAACTCCAACTAAATGGGAATATATAGGAATTTTTGATGAAAGTAATAATGATATGCCGCGAGATTTTTTGATTTTTAACATAACAAATAATAATAATGATTTAGGTATAATAGCATTTGAAAATATTGAAAATAAAAATAATATTATATATTATATGAATTTTTTGAATGAAGCTATTAGCATTTTATTTAAAACATTAAATTCATTTATTGATTTTAGAACTGCATCTGAAAGAGATGGTTTAACAAATTTATATAACAAAAAAGTAATTACAGAAAAATTAAATGATTTATTAATTTCTTTCAAAAGAAAAAAGTTCGATCTATCTATAGCTATGCTTGATATTGATGATTTTAAACAAATAAATGATAATTTTGGTCATGTTGTTGGTGATGAAGTATTAAAAATATTTTCAAATTTATTAAATTCAGAAATGAGAGAAAACGATTTTGTTGGTCGATATGGTGGTGAAGAATTTTTAGTTATAATGCCAGGTACTAATTGTCAAGAAGCAAAAGTAGCTTTGGAAAGAGCATTAAAAAAGGTAAGAGAATATGATTGGAAAAAAATAGGAATAATAAAACCTATTACTTTCAGTGGTGGTGTATGTTGTGAATATAAAGGTAAAAGTTTAACTGAATTTATTGATAATGCAGATACAGCATTATACTTAGCTAAAAAATTAGGAAAAAATAGAATAATTACAGAGGAGGAGTTAAAATGA
- a CDS encoding formate--tetrahydrofolate ligase, which yields MLNDIEIAKSAKMEKIVDIAKGIDIEEEYIHQCGKYIAKISHHYLKELSDKKNGKLILVTAINPTPAGEGKTTTSIGLSMAINKLGKKSIVALREPSLGPVMGVKGGAAGGGYSQVLPMEEINLHFTGDIHAITTAHNLVSAVIDAHIKYGNELDIDSTRVFWKRAMDINDRALREIVVSLGGHSNGNPREDGFIITAASEIMAVMCLAEDIPDLKRRLQNIVVARSRNGKPITIGDLKIEGALAAVLKNALDPNLVQTIENTPAFIHGGPFANIAHGTNSLIATKMALKLSDYVVTESGFGADLGAEKFLDFVSPTAGFKPDAIVLVATIRALKYNGGVKEYDKENLEALRNGIVNLKVHIENLNKFGIPIVVALNKFDTDTEMEINYVIDFVENMNVPISINDAYYKGSEGALDLAEKIVKVAEVESELNTIYNWHDPLEVKIVKLAKEIYRAKHVDYEMSARNKIKFLKKYGYDHLPVIVAKTQYSISDDPKKLGAPSNYNFTIRDFELSAGAGFIVALAGEIMRMPGLPRHSNAEKIDVDAKGNITGLF from the coding sequence ATGTTAAATGATATAGAGATTGCAAAAAGTGCAAAAATGGAGAAGATAGTTGATATTGCAAAAGGTATAGATATTGAAGAAGAATATATACATCAATGTGGAAAATATATTGCAAAAATTTCTCATCATTATTTAAAGGAATTAAGCGATAAAAAAAATGGGAAATTGATACTAGTTACTGCTATTAATCCAACTCCAGCAGGTGAAGGAAAAACAACAACAAGTATAGGATTATCTATGGCAATAAACAAATTAGGTAAAAAATCTATAGTTGCACTAAGAGAACCTTCATTGGGTCCTGTCATGGGGGTAAAAGGTGGTGCTGCTGGTGGTGGATATTCTCAAGTTCTTCCTATGGAAGAAATAAATCTACATTTTACAGGAGATATTCATGCTATAACCACAGCCCATAACCTTGTTTCTGCAGTTATTGATGCACATATAAAATATGGTAATGAGTTAGATATCGATTCAACAAGAGTTTTTTGGAAAAGAGCTATGGATATAAATGATAGGGCATTAAGAGAAATAGTTGTTTCTCTTGGAGGACATTCAAATGGTAATCCTAGAGAAGATGGTTTTATTATTACCGCGGCTTCTGAAATTATGGCTGTAATGTGTTTAGCAGAAGATATTCCTGATTTAAAAAGAAGATTGCAAAATATAGTTGTAGCAAGGTCAAGAAATGGAAAACCTATTACTATAGGCGATTTAAAAATAGAAGGAGCGTTAGCAGCTGTATTAAAAAATGCCTTGGATCCTAATTTAGTTCAAACAATTGAAAACACACCCGCATTTATCCATGGAGGGCCATTTGCTAATATTGCACATGGGACAAATTCTTTAATTGCCACAAAAATGGCATTAAAGCTTTCTGATTATGTTGTTACTGAGAGTGGGTTTGGAGCCGACTTAGGAGCAGAAAAATTTCTGGATTTTGTATCTCCTACTGCAGGGTTTAAACCAGATGCGATTGTTTTAGTTGCTACTATTAGGGCATTAAAATATAATGGAGGAGTAAAAGAATATGATAAAGAAAATTTAGAGGCTTTGAGAAATGGAATTGTAAATTTAAAAGTTCATATTGAAAATTTAAATAAATTTGGAATTCCTATAGTGGTTGCTCTAAATAAATTTGACACAGATACTGAAATGGAAATTAATTATGTAATAGATTTTGTTGAAAATATGAATGTTCCTATTTCTATAAATGATGCATATTATAAAGGATCAGAAGGTGCATTGGATTTAGCAGAAAAAATAGTAAAAGTTGCGGAGGTTGAAAGCGAATTAAATACAATATACAATTGGCATGACCCTTTAGAAGTTAAAATAGTTAAATTAGCCAAAGAAATATATAGAGCAAAACATGTAGATTATGAAATGTCAGCAAGAAATAAGATTAAATTTCTAAAAAAATATGGATATGATCATTTACCTGTAATTGTTGCAAAAACTCAATATTCTATTTCAGATGATCCAAAAAAATTAGGAGCGCCAAGTAATTATAATTTTACAATTAGAGATTTTGAATTATCAGCCGGAGCAGGTTTTATTGTTGCATTAGCCGGAGAGATTATGAGAATGCCAGGATTGCCTAGGCATTCTAATGCAGAAAAGATAGATGTTGATGCAAAAGGTAATATAACTGGGTTGTTTTGA
- a CDS encoding chemotaxis protein CheB, translated as MILKVIIGASAGGPQALKKLLKFNIKINYPIVLAMHNLESQTKNFKNYIENISKQKVYIVDKITILDKGIYIPEGGKDIVFFSASTIKVENKRDIVAPSINHLFESLLLYADNNTYIFLLGGLGNDGTEGLKILESTKANIFIQKNAQFPYMTTNAMKSIKRFNLKTLDEMNKFLLLLNKKVKE; from the coding sequence ATTATTCTAAAGGTAATAATAGGTGCATCCGCCGGAGGGCCTCAAGCTTTGAAAAAATTATTAAAATTTAATATTAAAATTAATTATCCAATTGTTTTGGCGATGCATAATTTAGAAAGTCAAACAAAGAATTTTAAAAATTATATAGAAAATATTTCCAAGCAAAAAGTTTATATTGTAGATAAAATAACAATTTTAGATAAGGGAATATATATACCAGAAGGCGGAAAAGATATTGTATTTTTTAGTGCTTCCACAATTAAGGTTGAAAACAAAAGAGATATTGTTGCACCATCAATTAATCATTTGTTTGAAAGTTTATTGTTATATGCAGATAATAATACATATATATTTTTGCTTGGAGGATTAGGAAATGATGGCACTGAAGGACTTAAAATATTAGAAAGTACTAAGGCAAATATATTTATTCAAAAAAATGCCCAATTTCCCTATATGACAACAAACGCTATGAAATCAATAAAAAGATTTAATCTAAAAACATTAGATGAAATGAATAAATTTTTATTATTATTAAACAAGAAGGTGAAAGAATGA
- a CDS encoding response regulator, producing MEFMDIYFNEMEEKLNEAMELLKKYLELHDPVIIKDLYRIYHTLKGSAGLVGLPKLGEFMHKLESAFKEKMNSDLDEKFVARVIKISNEIINKKNDLTDEEVNYYESILSGEINLNEGTISKTKNENISIDLLEKFYERILKLENNLINKNYSIALKEAKSLRLYTQNLIEENKFISIHKVIKSFENLVFQEAVFNKKKINFNIEVENTKIEKKDAESLKDVLIHLVKNAIAHGIESPSERKGKGKEPTGNLTVKSYIKNDFIYLEVIDDGKGIDIDKVKEKAKSKGFENVDPLEVIFYSGFSTKDKTDQSSGRGIGLDTVKAFAEAKGGFVKLETEKDKGSKFIIAFKTKITSKKVLVIRRNENIFSVDSNEIREVINKIEIIDSKINYGNNLLDLIDYGNGNIKFAVITKNNKAIVADEILGHFEAFISPYNFDEIIGFAKNIFSYPIPIISPEKASSKRNSKNIIKKTVLILDDSVLTRFVISRMIKNNGYNVIEAETGEEAIKKSGYDAAIVDVELPGISGYEVVKHIKKVNKDIPVIMLSTKSSPEDIKKGLDSGANAYVIKGENTEKILNLLNKFLRG from the coding sequence ATGGAATTTATGGATATATATTTTAATGAAATGGAAGAAAAGTTAAATGAGGCTATGGAACTGTTAAAAAAATATTTAGAATTGCATGATCCTGTTATAATAAAAGATTTATATAGGATATATCATACTTTAAAAGGATCTGCAGGTTTGGTAGGACTGCCTAAATTAGGGGAATTTATGCATAAACTTGAATCTGCATTTAAAGAAAAAATGAATTCTGATTTAGATGAAAAATTTGTAGCAAGGGTTATTAAAATATCTAATGAAATTATAAATAAAAAAAATGATTTAACAGATGAAGAAGTTAATTATTATGAATCTATATTAAGTGGTGAAATTAATTTAAATGAAGGTACTATTTCAAAGACAAAAAATGAAAATATTTCAATAGATTTATTGGAAAAGTTTTATGAAAGAATACTAAAATTAGAAAATAATTTAATTAATAAAAATTATTCTATAGCTTTAAAAGAAGCTAAAAGTTTAAGATTATATACTCAAAATCTTATTGAAGAAAATAAATTTATATCAATTCATAAAGTTATTAAAAGTTTTGAGAATTTAGTATTTCAAGAGGCTGTATTTAATAAGAAAAAAATTAATTTTAATATAGAAGTTGAAAATACAAAAATAGAAAAAAAAGATGCAGAAAGCCTTAAGGATGTATTAATACATTTAGTAAAGAATGCTATTGCGCATGGCATAGAAAGTCCTTCAGAAAGAAAAGGTAAAGGGAAAGAACCAACTGGGAATTTGACCGTAAAAAGTTATATAAAAAATGATTTTATATATTTAGAAGTTATTGATGATGGAAAAGGAATTGATATTGATAAGGTGAAAGAAAAAGCAAAAAGTAAAGGTTTTGAGAATGTTGACCCATTAGAAGTTATTTTTTATTCTGGTTTTTCTACAAAAGATAAAACTGATCAATCATCTGGAAGAGGAATAGGACTTGATACAGTAAAAGCTTTTGCTGAAGCAAAAGGGGGGTTTGTAAAATTAGAGACTGAAAAGGATAAGGGTTCAAAATTTATTATAGCTTTTAAAACGAAAATAACTTCAAAAAAAGTACTTGTTATAAGAAGAAATGAAAACATATTTTCGGTTGATTCAAATGAAATTAGAGAGGTTATAAATAAAATAGAGATTATAGATAGTAAGATAAATTACGGCAATAATTTATTAGATTTAATAGATTATGGAAATGGCAATATTAAATTTGCAGTTATTACTAAAAATAATAAAGCTATTGTTGCTGATGAGATCTTAGGACATTTTGAAGCATTTATATCCCCGTATAACTTTGATGAAATCATAGGTTTTGCAAAAAATATCTTTTCATATCCTATACCAATAATTTCACCAGAAAAAGCTTCTTCAAAAAGAAATTCAAAAAATATAATTAAAAAAACAGTCTTGATATTAGATGATTCGGTTCTTACTAGATTTGTTATTTCTAGAATGATAAAAAATAACGGATATAATGTTATTGAAGCGGAAACCGGAGAAGAAGCTATAAAAAAATCTGGATATGATGCTGCTATAGTTGATGTGGAATTACCAGGTATTAGTGGTTATGAAGTGGTAAAACATATAAAAAAAGTAAATAAAGATATACCTGTAATTATGCTGTCTACAAAATCATCACCCGAAGACATAAAAAAAGGTCTTGATTCTGGTGCTAATGCATATGTTATTAAAGGAGAAAATACAGAAAAAATTTTAAATCTTTTAAATAAGTTTTTAAGGGGATGA
- a CDS encoding NCS2 family permease translates to MEKFFKLKENGTTVTTEILAGLTIFLSMAYILFVNPNILVTAMAPGAEVGSTIYNQYFGALMVATIFGAATATLVMGLYANYPFALAPGMGLNAYFTYTVVLKMGIPWQVALGAIFVEGIIFIILTMSGARTYVVKVIPQNIKFATSAGIGLFIAFIGLKSASIIVSNPATFVGLGDLTKPDALLAIIGLILTGVLFALKVPGSILLGIILTTIIGAFPIFGVTHYQGIVGKIPSLAPTFMKLQLSWGDLLSGSFWVVVLTFFFVDFFDTLGTLTGLAQSAGFIKKGESDFPRSNKAYMADAIGTSVGALFGTSTVTTYIESETGIAQGGKTGLTSVTVAVLMLLMLFFSPLGLTIPAAATAPALIFVGSLMLKNLIHITWEDTTEALPAFITIIMMPLTYSIANGIALGLVAYPLIKVFSGKGKEIHWFNWILALAFVYYLIFLQH, encoded by the coding sequence GTGGAAAAATTTTTTAAATTAAAGGAAAACGGGACAACAGTAACAACAGAGATTTTAGCAGGGTTGACAATTTTTTTGAGTATGGCTTATATTTTATTTGTTAACCCTAATATTTTAGTAACTGCTATGGCTCCAGGTGCAGAAGTTGGATCAACTATATACAACCAATACTTTGGTGCATTAATGGTTGCAACTATATTCGGTGCTGCTACAGCAACTTTAGTTATGGGTTTATATGCTAATTATCCATTCGCTTTAGCTCCTGGTATGGGATTAAATGCTTATTTCACATATACTGTTGTTTTAAAAATGGGGATTCCTTGGCAAGTAGCTTTGGGAGCAATTTTTGTTGAAGGTATTATCTTTATAATTTTAACAATGTCAGGCGCAAGAACATATGTTGTTAAAGTAATACCTCAAAACATAAAATTCGCCACTAGTGCAGGTATAGGTCTATTCATTGCTTTTATAGGTTTAAAAAGCGCTAGTATAATAGTATCTAATCCTGCAACATTTGTTGGATTAGGCGATTTAACAAAACCTGATGCATTATTAGCAATTATCGGTTTAATTCTTACAGGTGTTTTATTTGCATTAAAAGTTCCAGGCTCTATATTATTAGGAATAATTTTGACTACAATAATTGGTGCTTTCCCAATTTTTGGTGTAACTCATTATCAAGGTATTGTCGGTAAAATACCTAGTCTCGCTCCAACTTTTATGAAATTACAACTATCCTGGGGAGATTTATTAAGTGGATCTTTCTGGGTAGTAGTTTTAACTTTCTTCTTTGTTGACTTCTTTGATACATTGGGAACTTTAACAGGATTAGCTCAAAGTGCAGGGTTTATAAAAAAAGGAGAATCTGATTTCCCAAGATCAAATAAAGCATATATGGCTGATGCTATAGGTACATCTGTTGGTGCCTTATTTGGAACTTCAACTGTTACTACATATATTGAAAGTGAAACAGGTATAGCACAAGGCGGAAAAACTGGGTTAACTTCTGTTACAGTAGCAGTTTTAATGTTATTGATGTTATTCTTCTCTCCTTTGGGTTTAACTATACCAGCTGCAGCAACTGCTCCAGCATTAATTTTTGTTGGTTCATTAATGCTTAAAAATTTAATTCACATTACTTGGGAAGATACAACAGAAGCATTACCAGCATTTATTACTATTATAATGATGCCTCTTACATATTCTATTGCTAATGGTATAGCATTAGGATTAGTAGCTTATCCATTAATAAAAGTTTTTTCTGGAAAAGGTAAAGAAATACATTGGTTTAATTGGATATTAGCTTTAGCATTTGTATATTATTTAATATTCTTACAACACTAA
- a CDS encoding CheR family methyltransferase gives MVEELIKSILKKYGLKEDKKRLEHVKNTLSFFKNLENDQVEKLILENYTIGESYFFRDENLWETIKSYIIENKKYNILSLGCSRGEEVYTFSFILNNLNKDYKIIGIDASNYRIKQAIEGKYKYWSIRKLNQGEIDKYFEKRGEFYYVKEKYKKNIEFKVDNITNYIKTNNKYDVILLRRVLIYFTEHQITYILKNIKNILNDNGILILGHGEFYPYLTEIFDFEIHNNVVLWKKANKEIKFISNKTNKIKNIIKIKDSKKEKLINTIVNISEDEYIEIIEKLISEKNYVFAYSLIKKIADNSINYLIWKYKAFLEIQLNLDYKDSLNKAIFLNPDDEELWNMKYLNENRG, from the coding sequence ATGGTTGAAGAATTAATAAAGTCTATATTAAAAAAATACGGGTTAAAAGAGGATAAAAAAAGATTAGAACATGTAAAAAATACCTTATCTTTTTTTAAAAATTTAGAAAATGATCAGGTAGAAAAATTAATATTGGAAAATTATACCATAGGAGAGTCATATTTTTTCAGGGATGAAAACTTATGGGAAACGATAAAATCTTATATAATAGAAAATAAAAAATATAACATTCTAAGTTTAGGTTGTTCCCGTGGAGAAGAAGTATATACATTTTCATTTATTCTTAATAATTTAAATAAAGATTATAAAATAATTGGGATAGATGCATCAAATTATAGAATTAAACAAGCGATAGAGGGAAAGTATAAATACTGGAGTATAAGAAAATTGAATCAAGGAGAAATAGATAAATATTTTGAAAAAAGAGGCGAATTTTATTATGTTAAAGAAAAATATAAAAAAAATATAGAATTTAAAGTTGACAATATAACAAATTATATAAAAACAAATAATAAGTATGATGTAATTCTCTTAAGAAGAGTATTGATATATTTTACAGAACATCAAATTACATATATTTTAAAAAATATAAAAAATATTCTAAATGATAATGGAATTTTGATTTTAGGTCATGGTGAGTTTTATCCTTATTTAACTGAAATTTTTGATTTTGAAATACATAATAATGTAGTTTTATGGAAAAAAGCTAATAAAGAGATCAAATTTATAAGTAATAAAACTAATAAAATAAAAAATATTATAAAAATTAAAGATTCTAAAAAAGAGAAATTAATTAATACAATTGTTAATATTTCTGAAGATGAATATATTGAGATTATAGAAAAATTAATTTCAGAAAAAAATTATGTTTTTGCATATAGTTTAATAAAAAAGATTGCAGATAATTCAATAAATTATTTAATATGGAAATATAAAGCTTTTTTAGAAATACAATTAAATTTAGATTATAAAGATTCTTTAAATAAAGCTATTTTTTTAAATCCCGATGATGAAGAGTTATGGAATATGAAATATTTAAATGAAAATAGGGGATGA